From a single Pseudomonas triticicola genomic region:
- a CDS encoding alpha/beta hydrolase — MSPTCEEVRLNLPHIELAAHLFGPEDGLPVIALHGWLDNANSFARLAPKLHGLRIVALDMAGHGHSAHRPSGAGYALWDYAHDVLQVAEQLGWKRFGLLGHSMGAIVSMVLAGSLPERISHLALIDGVIPPTDKGENAAERMGMALQAQLDLREKRKPVYTTLERAIEARMKGLVAVSREAAELLAQRGLMPVPGGYTWRTDNRLTLPSPLRLTEEQAMAFASRVSCPAHLVVAADGMLARHPELLQRLPFGHEQLPGGHHLHLNDEAGAGLVADCFNRFFAMP, encoded by the coding sequence ATGAGCCCGACCTGCGAAGAAGTGCGCCTGAACCTGCCGCACATCGAATTGGCCGCGCATCTGTTCGGCCCCGAGGACGGCTTGCCGGTGATCGCGTTGCACGGCTGGCTCGACAACGCCAACAGCTTTGCCCGGCTGGCGCCGAAGCTGCACGGTTTGCGTATCGTCGCGCTGGACATGGCCGGCCACGGTCATTCCGCTCATCGGCCAAGCGGCGCCGGTTATGCCCTGTGGGACTACGCCCATGATGTGCTGCAAGTCGCCGAGCAGCTGGGCTGGAAGCGTTTCGGCCTGCTCGGGCATTCGATGGGCGCGATTGTCTCGATGGTGCTGGCCGGTTCGCTGCCCGAGCGCATCAGTCATCTGGCGCTCATTGATGGCGTGATTCCTCCGACAGACAAAGGTGAAAACGCCGCCGAGCGCATGGGCATGGCCTTGCAGGCGCAACTCGATCTGCGGGAAAAGCGCAAACCGGTCTATACCACCCTCGAGCGTGCCATCGAGGCGCGGATGAAAGGCCTGGTGGCAGTCAGTCGCGAAGCCGCTGAATTATTGGCCCAGCGCGGTTTGATGCCGGTGCCCGGCGGTTACACCTGGCGCACCGACAATCGCCTGACCCTGCCATCGCCGCTGCGCCTGACGGAAGAACAGGCGATGGCGTTTGCCTCGCGCGTCAGTTGCCCGGCGCATCTGGTAGTCGCGGCGGATGGCATGCTGGCCAGGCATCCTGAGTTGCTCCAGCGTCTACCCTTCGGTCACGAACAGTTGCCGGGCGGGCATCATCTGCACCTGAATGACGAGGCTGGCGCAGGTCTTGTAGCAGACTGTTTCAATCGCTTCTTCGCCATGCCTTGA
- a CDS encoding DUF4892 domain-containing protein: MRPLSLFALCCFSSLSFAADVPGSQDLQIVPRLADAQIVDYRPAAELERIYPLGSIRKISGQLRYDGQVTARGQTTSVTYELPPEHSATEAFTAAREALQQQDAELLFWCQARDCGESSLWANEVFGNAKLYGSDEQQAYLLLRLAAPKDNTLVALYSITRGNRKAYLHVEQFEATAPLGELLPTSATLLRQLKSTGELDLPKLVDEPDATWLRLISRGLNLDTTLRVTVSGPKAEAWRQALINQGVRAARLETGNLEGSGLRIDLLR, from the coding sequence ATGCGGCCACTCAGTCTTTTCGCGCTGTGCTGCTTCAGCTCCTTGTCCTTTGCTGCCGATGTGCCGGGCAGCCAGGATCTGCAAATCGTGCCGCGTCTGGCCGATGCTCAGATTGTCGACTATCGCCCGGCGGCCGAGCTGGAGCGCATCTACCCGCTGGGTTCGATTCGCAAGATCAGTGGCCAGTTGCGTTATGACGGCCAGGTCACCGCTCGCGGCCAGACCACCTCGGTGACCTACGAGCTGCCGCCGGAACATTCCGCCACCGAAGCCTTCACCGCCGCCCGCGAAGCCCTGCAACAGCAGGATGCCGAGTTGCTGTTCTGGTGCCAGGCCCGCGATTGCGGCGAAAGCAGCCTGTGGGCCAACGAAGTGTTCGGCAACGCCAAGCTGTATGGCTCCGACGAGCAACAGGCCTATCTGTTGCTCAGGCTGGCGGCGCCAAAGGACAACACGCTCGTGGCGCTTTACAGCATCACTCGCGGCAATCGCAAAGCCTATCTGCATGTCGAACAGTTCGAGGCGACTGCGCCGTTGGGCGAACTGCTGCCGACCTCGGCGACCCTGCTGCGCCAGTTGAAAAGCACCGGCGAGCTGGATTTGCCGAAACTGGTCGATGAGCCGGATGCTACCTGGCTGCGCCTGATTTCCCGGGGGCTGAATCTCGACACGACCTTGCGGGTCACGGTTTCCGGGCCCAAGGCCGAAGCCTGGCGCCAGGCGCTGATCAATCAGGGCGTACGGGCGGCGCGTCTGGAGACCGGCAATCTCGAAGGCTCTGGCCTGCGCATCGACCTGTTGCGATAA
- a CDS encoding AI-2E family transporter, which yields MLNNDRLLVQILLLVLFGASLWVMAPFWSALFWGAVLAFASWPLMRLLTRVLNGRESLAALILTLGWMLLVAAPLVWLGFNLADHVRDATAFIKDVQVDGLPEAPTWLGSVPLVGERLVAMWDSIDQQGAALMVSIKPYLGQVGNWLLARSAQIGGGILELTLSLVFVFFFYRDGPRLAAFVHSLLQRLIGDRAGYYIELVAGTVQRVVNGVIGTAAAQAVLALIGFFIAGVPGALVLGIVTFMLSLIPMGPPLVWVPATAWLVWKGEYGMAIFLGIWGTFIISGVDNVLKPYLISRGGNLPLVIVLLGVFGGLIAFGFIGLFIGPTLLAVAYSLLTDWSKSQARV from the coding sequence ATGCTCAATAACGATCGCCTGCTGGTGCAGATTCTGCTGCTGGTGTTGTTTGGTGCCAGCCTGTGGGTGATGGCGCCGTTCTGGTCGGCGCTGTTCTGGGGCGCGGTGCTGGCGTTCGCCAGTTGGCCGCTGATGCGTTTGCTGACCCGTGTGCTCAATGGCCGCGAATCGCTGGCTGCGTTGATCCTGACACTGGGCTGGATGTTGCTGGTGGCGGCGCCGCTGGTGTGGCTGGGCTTCAACCTTGCCGATCATGTGCGCGATGCCACGGCATTCATCAAGGATGTGCAGGTCGACGGTTTGCCGGAAGCGCCCACCTGGCTTGGTAGCGTGCCTTTGGTTGGTGAGCGACTGGTGGCGATGTGGGACAGCATCGATCAACAGGGCGCGGCGTTGATGGTCTCGATCAAGCCTTATCTGGGCCAGGTCGGCAACTGGCTGCTGGCGCGCAGTGCGCAGATCGGCGGCGGGATTCTCGAGCTGACGCTGAGCCTGGTGTTCGTGTTCTTTTTCTACCGTGACGGGCCGCGACTGGCGGCGTTTGTGCACAGTCTGTTGCAGCGCTTGATTGGCGATCGTGCCGGTTATTACATCGAATTGGTGGCGGGCACGGTGCAGCGCGTGGTCAACGGCGTGATTGGTACGGCGGCGGCGCAGGCGGTGCTGGCGTTGATCGGCTTTTTCATTGCTGGGGTTCCTGGGGCGCTGGTGCTGGGGATCGTCACGTTTATGTTGAGTCTGATTCCGATGGGGCCACCGCTGGTGTGGGTGCCGGCCACGGCTTGGCTGGTGTGGAAGGGTGAGTACGGGATGGCGATCTTTCTCGGGATCTGGGGGACGTTCATCATCAGTGGCGTGGACAATGTGCTCAAGCCGTATCTGATCAGCCGTGGCGGCAATCTGCCGTTGGTGATTGTGTTGCTCGGGGTGTTTGGCGGGTTGATTGCCTTTGGCTTTATCGGGTTGTTTATTGGGCCTACGTTGTTGGCGGTGGCTTATAGTCTGTTGACGGATTGGAGTAAGAGTCAGGCTCGGGTCTAG